A stretch of the Thermodesulfovibrionales bacterium genome encodes the following:
- the rbfA gene encoding 30S ribosome-binding factor RbfA, translated as MLPYKRSQRVSDLLREEIADIIMRKVKDPRLGFVTVTGVDITDDLKIAKVFVSILNEEEKETTMTILNAAKSYIRSEVAKRVRMKFIPSLEFRIDESIERGDRIDRLLKEIKEKL; from the coding sequence ATGCTGCCATATAAAAGATCACAGAGAGTCAGCGACCTGCTCAGGGAGGAGATCGCTGATATCATCATGAGGAAGGTGAAGGATCCGCGCCTCGGCTTTGTGACGGTCACGGGCGTTGATATTACGGATGACCTTAAGATAGCGAAGGTCTTCGTCAGCATCCTCAACGAAGAAGAGAAGGAGACTACGATGACGATACTCAACGCTGCGAAGAGCTATATACGTTCTGAAGTGGCAAAGAGGGTAAGGATGAAGTTTATACCGTCACTGGAATTCAGGATAGACGAATCGATAGAACGCGGTGACCGGATTGACAGGTTGCTGAAAGAGATAAAGGAAAAGCTTTGA